A segment of the Thermoplasmata archaeon genome:
CGCGCCACTCGGACTTCTTGAGCTCCCTATATACATCGTAGCTCGCGCTGCCCAGCACCCTCTTCACGATGTCGTCACTCTCCATCGCCTCCAGCGCCTCGCCCAGCGAGCCCGGAAGCCTCTTGATTCCGAGCTCCCTCCGCCTCTCCTTTGACATCCTGAAGATGTTCTCGTTCACGGGCGGTCCGGGGTCGAGCTTCCTCTTTATTCCGTCTAGGCCGGCCTCCAGTAGGACGGCGAACACCAGGTAGGGGTTGGCGGAGGGGTCGGGGTGGCGGGGCTCGCAGTTTATGGAGCCGGGGTTTGCGTGGCGGGCCGGAATCCGGACCAGTGCCGTTCTGTTTACGGGGGACCAAGCGATATAGACGGGGGCCTCGTACTCTGGCACGAGCCTCTTATAGGAGTTCACTGTCGGGTTGGTTATCACGGCGCAGCCGCGCGCGTGCTCGAGAATTCCGCCGATGAAGTAGCGCATCGTCTGGCTCATGTGGTACTCGTCTCCTGGGTCGTAGAAGGCGCTCTCGCCGCCCTTCCAGAGGGAGACGTGAACGTGCATTCCGTTCCCGTGGTCTGCTTGAATAGGCTTGGGCATGAAGGTCGGGACGAAGCCGTGGTGCGCGGCCACGAGCCGGGCGAGGAACTTGTAGGTCAGGCAGGCGTCGCCCATCATGCGGGCACAGGGCATCGCTTTGAGCTCGACCTCGACCTGTGTGACGCCGCCCTCGTGGTGGTGGAACTTGACTGGTATCCCGAAATCCTGCAGCGCGCTGGAGAAGTCGTTGCGGAAGGCGTCGGTATCGTCGAGAGGGGGGGGAGCGAAGTACGCACTCCCAGGGAAGGGCCTGAAGCCGGATGGATGGTGGGGCTCGATGAGCTCAGGAAAGACCACCAGATGGCCCGAGCCGCGGGAGCTAGCGGGGTTCAGGGCGTCGTTCTGGACGAGGGCGTCCAGCCTAGAGCGAAAGAGCGAGAACTCCAGCTCGGGCGAGAGCCATGCCTCGTCGAAGCCCGCCTTGCTCAGATTCTGCATCGCCTTCTGGGCGATGCGCCGGGGGTCGGCCTCGAAGCGACGACCAGTGGCTGGATTGAAGATGTCCGCGAGTGCACGGGCCACGGTGAGCGCCCCACCACACACTGGGGAGACCACTAGCGTTGCGGGGTCTGGTACAGCCCTCATGTCCGAGGTCTCGACCTGTGCGAATCCCTTGACTGAGGAGCCATCAAAGCCTATTCCATCGTCCCAGACCTTCTCGTTGAGCAGGTCCTCCGCGGGTACTGTGAAGGACCTGAGGCCGCCCAATAGGTCAGAGAAGTGGACCTCCACCCAACGCGCACCAGTGCTCTTCAGAAGGTCATTGGCGCGTCCGATTGCATCAGTCCTCTCTGTGCTGGCCAGAAACTCGTTCATGCTGGAAAACGAAGAGGATTGCTCACCCCTTCCCACGGTCATTTCAAACCCCCGTCAATAATAGGGATGGCTTTATAAAACCTTGCCTGTCTGACCCCCCGTACAAAGAGGGTCGCCCGCACGCTCCTTCAGACAGTCAAATTCTCCTCGTTAGCCATCGAATTATATTGAGGATGAATTTCTTGTTGTCGGCATGGTCCAGATACCTGTCGGTCATCACGCTCGTGTCTCCGATGCACACCACCCTTCCCCCGCTAACATGCTGGGAGACGGCGGTCGCGAATGAGCCCACGAGCTCGTCCTCGTCGAGCTCGCCGTCCGCGTCCAGGTCCGCAAAGGACTGCTCGTCGGACCAGGCGAGCACGGCGCTCTTGGGGGCCGAGAGGGAGCAGCCCGATATGTGCCCGACCTCGCGCACGTCGACAGTGATGGGATGGCGGGCAAATCTGCGAATTATTGCGTAGGTCGGCTCCCTCCTCCTCCCCACCGATTGCCCCATCAACCTCACCTCTTCCTCATGAACATTCCGTGTGTCCGTGATGCGGTCCTTGTTGAAGACCACCCTGAAGCTCTGCGCGAGGGTGTTCAGGATGTCCGCAGTCCCGTGGAGGTTCCCCCACTCCCCCGTTAGCAGCAGACCACCCCCAGCCTCAACGTATCCAAGCGCGGCCTCCACGTCCCGATTGGAGAATTTTTTCGATGGAAAGGCGATGACAAGCGCCTCCGCGTTCTTCAATGTGGGGAGCCTGAAGTCATCCTCGCTGTGAATTACACCAAGGACGAAGCCCTCAGCGCGCAGCGCGCGGGCGAGCTTCGAGAACGAGGAGCCACCCTCCTCCTCTAGGCGGATGTTCTCTCCGTGCGAATTATCAAATAGCACGTGGGGCATGCCCTTTCTCCGGAAGAATATGGCTTCGCTCTTTAATTAAGTTTGCCCGTGCGAATCGGCTCGCTACGAGGGCTGGTCGGCAGACCATCAGGATTAATTATTCGATAGCCCATTCCTGCCCGGTCTCGGTGTAGAAATGGCGGCACCCACTGGTTCGTTTCCCTCCATTGGATATCACGGACTGGAGAAGGAGGACAAGGCCGCCAAGGTCCGGACCTACTCGAGCTACACCACCGGCATCCTGGGCTTCGTGATGCTGATGGTGCTCCTCCAGTCCGTCGCGACCTCGGGGGCCTCGTTCGAGCCCTTCCATCTGCCACTAGAGGCCCTCCTTACACCGATTCTTCTCTTCCTCCTCCTCATCAATATAGTGGTCATCCTCTTCGACTCCATCGAGCTCAGGGTCATGAAGGAGCCCAGACACAGGGTCTGGAGGTGCGAGGACTTTATCGCCAACGCCAGGCCGCTCGCGGTCGTCACAATCGTTCTCGCGTTCTTCTTCTCCAACCCCATCCTCCTCGGAACCATCGAGGACCTCTCGAGCAAGAGGGGAACAGAGAGCCTCGATGGGAAGGGGGATTACAGGGTGAGGTTATACCCCTCTGACTTCTTCGACACCTCCTTCATTTCAACGCTGGAGGCGAGCAGCGACGGTGGCGGGATAAGGGTCTTCGTTCTGGAGGAGAGGGACTACGGCCTCCTTCAGGACGCGGACTTCGACCTCTCCAATGGAAGCCTCCTACTCAGGCTCAAATGGTGTAGCCCTTCTGAGAATTCAACGGTCAGCGTGGACCTTCGGGAGCTCGCGTTGGACTTCAGGGACCACGCCGTGGTCTTCTACAATCCCGGCAACACTACCGTAACTGTGAGCTACACGCTGGCCAACCGTGTCAACCGCTCCCTGCTCGACCGATTTGTGACGATGTGCGTCGTTTTCTTCGCACTCAATCTCGCCTGGGCTATCGCCGTATACGCCCGCAAGAGGGCTTACATACAGGAGTTCATCAGGAGGGAGCAGCAGAGGCTGATGAGGACCTACACCATTGAAGAGGTCTTCCTGATATACCGCGACGGAAGGCTGATATGTCACAACAGCCGCAGGCTCAAGCCTGACATTGATAAGGACGTCCTCACTGGAATGCTGACGGCGGTCCAGACCTTCGTGAAGGACTCTTTCGCTGCAGAGGAGAAGGGGGCGCTCAACCAGCTCAACTATGGAAACCTCAAGATTCTCATAGAAAACGGCCCTAGGGCCAATCTCGCGGTGGTGGTCTCCGGCAACGAACCCGCTTCCCTCAGGCCGAACATGAGGGCACTCCTCGACAGCATCCACAAGAGGTACATGCCAATTCTCGACGACTGGGACGGCGACATCACCCGTCTCAGGGAGCTGAAGAAGCAGATAGGCCTCCTGATTCCTGAGGAGAGGCTGAGGCCCCGCACTGTGGTCGAGGAGATTCTCGTCCTCTACAGAGACAACAGGTTCATGATGCACCTCTCCCAGAGGGGCCAGCCAGACGTCGACGACACCCTCCTGACCAACCTGCTGGAGACTGTGAGGACGCAAGTGGGTGAGGCGATGTCCTCACCCGGGAAGGAGGCGGTCTACGAGATCCCCTATGGCGGGTGGAAGGTTCTGATAGAGTATGGCGTGCACATCTATCTGGCGGTCCTGATCTCAGGGCCAGAGCCCCCCGACCTCCGGGAGAGGATGAGGAAGGTCCTGATTGACATAGGCTCCGCGTTCGACGAGGAGCTCGCGAAGTGGGACGGGAGCGCGGAACTCGTGCTAGATCTCAGGCCCCTGATAGAGGAGCTCTTCGTCGAGAGCCTGAAGAAGAAGAAAGGTAAGTGGTTCTAGAAGCTCCGGAGGTCGCTCGGGGTCCCCCATCCTGCCCAGGGCGGGCGGCGGGTCCCGAAGCTCTTCTCCAACGGAGCTGGGTGGCCCGGTGGGCGCGGAGTGGCTGAAAGGATGAT
Coding sequences within it:
- the glnA gene encoding type I glutamate--ammonia ligase, with product MTVGRGEQSSSFSSMNEFLASTERTDAIGRANDLLKSTGARWVEVHFSDLLGGLRSFTVPAEDLLNEKVWDDGIGFDGSSVKGFAQVETSDMRAVPDPATLVVSPVCGGALTVARALADIFNPATGRRFEADPRRIAQKAMQNLSKAGFDEAWLSPELEFSLFRSRLDALVQNDALNPASSRGSGHLVVFPELIEPHHPSGFRPFPGSAYFAPPPLDDTDAFRNDFSSALQDFGIPVKFHHHEGGVTQVEVELKAMPCARMMGDACLTYKFLARLVAAHHGFVPTFMPKPIQADHGNGMHVHVSLWKGGESAFYDPGDEYHMSQTMRYFIGGILEHARGCAVITNPTVNSYKRLVPEYEAPVYIAWSPVNRTALVRIPARHANPGSINCEPRHPDPSANPYLVFAVLLEAGLDGIKRKLDPGPPVNENIFRMSKERRRELGIKRLPGSLGEALEAMESDDIVKRVLGSASYDVYRELKKSEWRAFSNEVTSWEHAMYFNV
- a CDS encoding DUF4350 domain-containing protein — protein: MPHVLFDNSHGENIRLEEEGGSSFSKLARALRAEGFVLGVIHSEDDFRLPTLKNAEALVIAFPSKKFSNRDVEAALGYVEAGGGLLLTGEWGNLHGTADILNTLAQSFRVVFNKDRITDTRNVHEEEVRLMGQSVGRRREPTYAIIRRFARHPITVDVREVGHISGCSLSAPKSAVLAWSDEQSFADLDADGELDEDELVGSFATAVSQHVSGGRVVCIGDTSVMTDRYLDHADNKKFILNIIRWLTRRI